CATCTATTTGATTAGCAAAATAACATTGCAGCACACACCATCAGCAATAGCTTCATATGCTTTTAACACTCTTCACTAccttaaaatatatcaaaaagcTCTCTCATCTCATGAAACCCAAGTGAATAAGCAAATTCCTCTAACCTCAGATGGTGACATAACAAACTGAGAATGGAAACCCAGAAAATCCTGCAGGAGTGTGGATATGGTTCCACTTGGTTGTGCCATTACTGCAATCACTCTCCAAGATGAATGCTCCTTCATAATCACATTCATTACATGAACATGATTTTGATGATGGTGATCTCCTGACACTGCCACTCATCACAAACACActgtgattattattattattattaaccttATCATCATCATCTCCAAGGCTGATCATACAGGGATTTGTTCCAGTTATACGCTCTGGAAGTAGAATTGAATTCACTATTTCCCATCTCATGTTCTCAGTTCCCTTCATTTCTCCACAGATTCTTCTCTGCTGATGTAATTGTTGTTGCTCTCCTCCGAAGAACCACCACCGTTGGAATTGATTTCTGTTTATACTAACCATGGCGGTGGCGCCTCTGGGGCTAGTACTTGAAAAGGGCCAAAACCCATCAACCTTGGACCATGACTCTGTATCTGGGTCATAGAACTCGGCATCGGACCTGAACTGCCCTTGGGTCTCTGTGCCATAACCACTCACAACCCAGAACCTGGAATCGCCGTCCCAGGCCAGCCCCTGACATTCGTCCCTCTCTTCAATCATATCCGGTAGCTTTCTCCATTCGTTTTTATCAACATCATAAACCTCCGCCGATCGTAAGGCGTTCTTCTGACTGTCGTGGCCTCCGGCCACAAAAACTTTGGATGGTCCAACCAAGGCACAAGCGAAAAACGAGCGTGACACAGACATTGACGCCCCACGTCTCCACCTGCAGCCATCAGCCCCAGTGAGATCCACGATGTAAACATCGGGGACAGGTTCTAGAGTGGTGGGATCCCAGCCGCCCAAAAGGAGTACTTTCCCCGACGATGGCAGCGCCAAACACTGACAAAACATGGGGATCCCTCCCTGAGGCCTTGTCCTTTGCCAAATATCGTGGGTGGCGTTGTAGATGCTCAAAGCAAACTGCGGTGAGCTCTGGATCTGCTTCTCTTCCTTACTGGTTACAGCAGCAGCGGTGGCGGTGGCGGAGGCAGTGGTGAGTGAATCAGTGGAATCCAACTGGGGAAGAGGCTGGACAAGACACACAAGACGCTCAGAAGAACCAGATTTGAGCCTCTGTTGATAAAAAAAAGGATGGGAAATCAATTTTTGCCAAGAATGGCAAACTGATTTCATATTAGAATGGAATTGATAAGGGACTCTGATCAGACACTCCATGGCTATTTCATCTGGCAGACCTGGAATCAACTGCAACTCTTCTTCTTGACATGAGGATTCAGAGACAATCTGGGATTTATTAACACAAGTGTTCTGTTCTTCTCCCATGTTTCTGAAAACCCACCAAAGATTGAAGGGGAAGATGTTAAAGAAATGCAAGAGTAGCAAGAATCCTGGAGATATATGAAGCTTGTGTGAATGAAATTAGGAGGGATGAGCTGagaatcaaattcaaaatctgTGGAAGAATGAGAAATTGGGGAGAAGATCGGCGAAGGGTTGGATATAAGTAGGCAGTGGCTGCCCCTGTGGGCAGACATGGCTATGGGCCTGTTCCGGTTCGAAACCGgtgatttgatttatttttcaaatcgaACTGTAATCGATTCAATTAATTAGTTGAaaatgattttgatttttaacgGTTTCGGTCTAGTTTTAAAGTTATtatggttttaatttttttatgattcctattttaattaaatctaagttacaaataattaatttaattttgatttaaaaaatttaaagataaaaatttaaataaaatgtaaaaaataaatataaattttaaatattgttaaatatatattttattaaataaataaattataaaatgtatTTGTTTacgtaatataaaaaaataaaataatatatatatatataatataaaaataaaataatatatatatataatataaaaataaaataatattacatttaaataatatttttttacaaattaaaaataaatttagatttaattatttaatttatttatatatcaattttgagtaataattttttaaaatgatttatttaaaaaataaaaattaaaccgacACTGAATTAGACtcgatcaattttaattttggtttataaaaaaactgttttaatctaatttaaaattaaaattaattgataagtacaattttgattcaattcacGAGACGGTAGCCGAGTCTACCCGTGGGTGTGTCAGCTCATTTGAGATGAATTATGAGTTAAATCTTccgtttaaattattattaagtctgaatttttataaaattaattaatttatttatatatatttttttttaaataggggTGGCGAGTCGAACTTTAGACCTCACAAGCTGCTATGATACATTTTTCACCAGACTAAGTCTTAGAGTGctaatttatttatactttaaaattatttaattaaagagtctcaatattttataaaatttatttttttattaaaaaattattaattatttaaatgatttatactgcttaatttctataattttaattatatatattattcaaattttatttaattgggTGCAAATAAACTAATGAAACAACATTTCTCAATAAGTGCAGAAACCTAtcttatttgatttgatttttaagttAACTTCCTTTTAAAATAGAACATTCTATTTTCTTTGCGTGAGAAAAGCAATTTATCTGGATGAGATTTGATAAATTGTATTTTCTAGCTAAgtcttattaaatttattaatttttttaatttgttaaaaatttaaattatattaaaaatattattattattttataatttaaaaataattttattttctaaaatatttatgtgCGAACCACATTTTATATCATATTCCTCactaattaaattctttaaaagCATATTTTAATATACTTGATGAGAATGAAATCACTgtgaataattaatttataatagaaaaaacgtGAGATAAttaataactttaattttataaaatatataaatattttaattaaataattttaaaatatgaataacatactaattttttaaaaaaagtttagacatttatagtaattttataaattaataaaaattaaaataaaa
The Manihot esculenta cultivar AM560-2 chromosome 1, M.esculenta_v8, whole genome shotgun sequence genome window above contains:
- the LOC110625755 gene encoding F-box/kelch-repeat protein SKIP20, with product MGEEQNTCVNKSQIVSESSCQEEELQLIPGLPDEIAMECLIRVPYQFHSNMKSVCHSWQKLISHPFFYQQRLKSGSSERLVCLVQPLPQLDSTDSLTTASATATAAAVTSKEEKQIQSSPQFALSIYNATHDIWQRTRPQGGIPMFCQCLALPSSGKVLLLGGWDPTTLEPVPDVYIVDLTGADGCRWRRGASMSVSRSFFACALVGPSKVFVAGGHDSQKNALRSAEVYDVDKNEWRKLPDMIEERDECQGLAWDGDSRFWVVSGYGTETQGQFRSDAEFYDPDTESWSKVDGFWPFSSTSPRGATAMVSINRNQFQRWWFFGGEQQQLHQQRRICGEMKGTENMRWEIVNSILLPERITGTNPCMISLGDDDDKVNNNNNNHSVFVMSGSVRRSPSSKSCSCNECDYEGAFILESDCSNGTTKWNHIHTPAGFSGFPFSVCYVTI